In Phycisphaerae bacterium, the DNA window CCCGGGCAACTCGGGCTTCACGTCGTTGCTGCCGCGAAGGACCATCAGGATGCGCCCGTCCGGCATTTCCGCCAACGTCGGCTCGATCGCGCCGCGGGTCGATCGCGCCGGATCGATCGCCACCCGCGCCGAAACGGCCCACTCGATCCGGTTCCCGTCCGCCCACCGGCCGATCAGCACCACGCCCTCGTGGTAGGTGTAGCCGCCGCCGGGATTGACGTACCCCCCGTCCCGCCCGACCGGCGTGATCTGGGCCGGAAACAGCAGCAGGCCCTCCCTCGTGCGGATCGGCCGGCACGTGGTGTCGCCGACCATGACGCTGTTGCGCCCGATCCACACGCAGTCCAGCGGATGCTCCGGCGTGCAGTCGCCCTTCTGGATGACCTGCTCGCGAACCGACCACGTGCGGCCGCCGTCCGTCGAAACCCGGTAGTCCAGGTGCCAGCTCTTGAGACCCTCCAGCGGGTCGTCCGACGGCAGCGTCCCGACCAGGACCAGCTCGACCAGGCGATCGGTGGACAGATCGACGAAACCCGGCTGGGCGTATTCCCGCCGAATGCCCTCGGGCGTCGAGGTGATAAACGCGATCTGCTCGGGGCCCGACCAGG includes these proteins:
- a CDS encoding exo-alpha-sialidase translates to MRLKSKDVFVETRGQGKRTDAQAFYTRSTGVEKLRYVGTTMRSDTLDTMERYFSSDNGRTWSGPEQIAFITSTPEGIRREYAQPGFVDLSTDRLVELVLVGTLPSDDPLEGLKSWHLDYRVSTDGGRTWSVREQVIQKGDCTPEHPLDCVWIGRNSVMVGDTTCRPIRTREGLLLFPAQITPVGRDGGYVNPGGGYTYHEGVVLIGRWADGNRIEWAVSARVAIDPARSTRGAIEPTLAEMPDGRILMVLRGSNDVKPELPG